The following are from one region of the Leucobacter sp. Psy1 genome:
- a CDS encoding RluA family pseudouridine synthase — translation MEHRSLPVPDGLVGERTDAALAKMLGFSRSTAAEIAAAGGVQLDGRPLGKSDRLTADGWLEVSWEAKSGPEVVPVHLPELGIVHDDDDIVVVDKPAGVAAHPSLGWNGPTVLGALAGAGYRIATSGAPERQGVVHRLDAGTSGLMVVAKSEHAYTVLKRAFKEREVDKIYHAVVQGHPDPFSGTIEGPIGRHPGSEWKFAVTAGGKPSVTHYETIEAYPYATLLEVELETGRTHQIRVHMSAQRHPCVGDTMYGADPTLSERLGLSRQWLHAMRLGFAHPATGEYVSFESTYPADLQHALDVLAE, via the coding sequence ATGGAGCACCGGAGTCTCCCCGTCCCCGACGGCCTCGTGGGCGAACGCACCGATGCCGCGCTCGCGAAGATGCTCGGGTTCTCGCGCAGCACTGCCGCGGAGATCGCGGCAGCCGGCGGGGTGCAGCTCGACGGACGGCCCCTCGGCAAGTCCGATCGGCTCACGGCCGACGGATGGCTCGAGGTCAGCTGGGAGGCGAAGAGCGGTCCAGAGGTGGTGCCTGTGCACCTGCCCGAACTCGGCATCGTCCACGATGACGACGACATCGTCGTGGTGGACAAGCCGGCCGGAGTCGCCGCGCACCCGTCGCTCGGCTGGAACGGGCCGACCGTGCTCGGCGCGCTCGCGGGCGCCGGCTACCGCATCGCCACCTCTGGCGCGCCTGAGCGGCAGGGCGTCGTCCACCGTCTCGACGCCGGCACCAGCGGACTCATGGTGGTGGCGAAGAGCGAACACGCCTACACGGTCCTCAAACGCGCGTTCAAAGAGCGCGAAGTCGACAAGATCTATCACGCCGTCGTGCAGGGGCACCCGGATCCGTTCTCGGGGACGATCGAGGGTCCCATCGGGCGACACCCCGGATCCGAGTGGAAGTTCGCCGTCACGGCGGGCGGGAAGCCATCCGTGACCCACTACGAGACCATCGAGGCCTACCCGTACGCCACGCTCCTCGAAGTGGAACTCGAGACCGGGCGCACCCACCAGATCCGCGTGCACATGTCCGCGCAACGTCACCCCTGCGTCGGCGACACCATGTACGGAGCGGACCCGACGCTCTCCGAGCGCCTCGGCCTCTCCCGACAGTGGCTGCACGCCATGCGCCTCGGCTTCGCCCACCCGGCTACCGGGGAGTACGTGTCATTCGAGAGCACGTACCCCGCGGACCTGCAGCACGCGCTCGACGTACTCGCGGAGTAG
- the lspA gene encoding signal peptidase II encodes MSGAPSADIGGDVDGVDVEVAPTRPRRRWVPFLLIAIAAVWYGFDQVTKQWVVTSLPEGRSIPVLGDVLQWHFVRNPGAAFSFAEGATWIFTILAAVVAGVIVWQIRRLGSIWWSVFLGLLLGGVLGNLTDRLIRDPGFPVGHVIDFISTPWMMPAIYNVADIGIVSGMILFVGITLLGLPIDGSPRPRKTAAQAEPEIAETQDSGEGR; translated from the coding sequence GTGAGCGGAGCCCCATCGGCCGACATCGGCGGTGACGTCGACGGAGTCGACGTCGAGGTTGCACCCACCCGTCCGCGTCGCCGCTGGGTTCCGTTCCTGCTGATCGCGATCGCCGCGGTCTGGTACGGCTTCGACCAGGTCACGAAGCAGTGGGTCGTCACCTCGCTTCCCGAGGGACGTTCCATTCCGGTGCTCGGTGACGTGCTCCAGTGGCATTTCGTGCGGAACCCTGGGGCGGCGTTCTCTTTCGCCGAGGGCGCGACCTGGATCTTCACGATCCTGGCCGCGGTCGTCGCGGGCGTGATCGTGTGGCAGATCCGTCGGCTCGGGTCGATCTGGTGGTCGGTCTTCCTGGGGTTGCTCCTCGGCGGCGTGCTCGGCAACCTCACCGATCGCCTCATCCGCGACCCCGGCTTTCCCGTGGGGCACGTCATCGACTTCATCTCCACACCGTGGATGATGCCCGCGATCTACAACGTCGCCGACATCGGCATCGTGTCTGGCATGATCCTCTTCGTCGGCATCACGCTGCTCGGACTGCCAATCGACGGCTCGCCGCGACCCCGGAAGACCGCAGCCCAGGCCGAACCCGAGATCGCTGAAACGCAGGACAGCGGGGAGGGGCGCTGA
- a CDS encoding DivIVA domain-containing protein: protein MALTPEDVVNQKFTITKFRDGYDLDQVDDFLDTIVEELRQHEQEKAELNEQIERLTGELEEARAEAAQATEAAKAAQTTEAAPEREAAEDRTIVVDAPAAAPAETAVASSSNQNDAIKSSAMLQLALELHDKHIHEGEEKRDQLIRDAQETSKQLIEEAQKQRADELRLLSTERAEIGTKIKDLREFEGEYRSTLRSYIQSQLRGLDGSPEPSGAPEGLE, encoded by the coding sequence ATGGCACTGACACCTGAAGACGTCGTGAACCAGAAGTTCACGATCACGAAGTTCCGAGACGGTTACGACCTGGATCAGGTCGACGACTTCCTGGACACCATCGTCGAGGAGCTTCGGCAGCACGAGCAGGAGAAGGCCGAACTCAACGAGCAGATCGAGCGCCTCACGGGTGAGCTCGAAGAAGCCCGTGCCGAGGCGGCGCAGGCCACTGAGGCTGCGAAGGCGGCTCAGACGACCGAGGCGGCTCCTGAGCGCGAAGCGGCCGAGGACCGGACCATCGTCGTCGATGCACCGGCTGCGGCGCCCGCAGAGACCGCTGTGGCGTCCTCCTCGAACCAGAACGACGCGATCAAGTCGAGCGCCATGCTGCAGCTCGCGCTCGAGCTGCACGACAAGCACATCCACGAGGGCGAGGAGAAGCGCGATCAGCTGATCCGCGACGCCCAGGAGACGTCGAAGCAGCTGATCGAGGAGGCGCAGAAGCAGCGCGCCGACGAACTGCGTCTGCTCTCGACCGAGCGCGCCGAGATCGGCACCAAGATCAAGGATCTCCGCGAGTTCGAGGGCGAGTACCGGAGCACGCTCCGCTCGTACATCCAGTCGCAGCTGCGCGGGCTCGACGGTTCCCCTGAGCCGTCGGGTGCCCCCGAGGGCCTCGAGTAG
- a CDS encoding YggT family protein gives MDILLFSTLFALRLVIRIYMFVLWGRFILDWVRVFNPRFRPRGPLLVLVELVYTLTDPPIKMFRRILPPIRLGQIALDLGWILTMLACIILLAFIPVPR, from the coding sequence GTGGACATCCTCCTCTTCTCCACGCTGTTCGCGCTGCGGCTGGTCATCCGCATCTACATGTTCGTGCTCTGGGGCCGGTTCATTCTGGACTGGGTACGGGTCTTCAACCCGCGCTTCAGGCCCCGCGGGCCGTTGCTGGTCCTGGTGGAACTGGTCTACACGCTCACCGATCCTCCAATCAAGATGTTCAGGCGAATCCTCCCTCCGATCAGGCTCGGGCAGATCGCGCTCGACCTCGGCTGGATCCTGACCATGCTGGCCTGCATCATCCTGCTCGCATTCATCCCTGTGCCCCGATAG
- a CDS encoding cell division protein SepF, protein MSNPLKKTMVFLGLAEEDLEQQQSASASPTPKPQAAETAPQQSSQAQRPNPHRGASVTPLRKVTPTKPVSAQAMNEILTVHPTAYRDAASIAENFRDGVPVILNLSQMSDTEAKRLIDFASGLAMGLRGRIERVTSKVFLLSPEHIAVSGDEAETANDSGSFFVAPSA, encoded by the coding sequence ATGAGCAACCCGCTGAAAAAGACGATGGTGTTCCTGGGCCTCGCTGAAGAGGACCTCGAGCAGCAGCAGTCCGCATCCGCGAGCCCCACCCCGAAGCCTCAGGCGGCCGAAACGGCCCCGCAGCAGTCCAGCCAAGCGCAGCGCCCGAACCCGCACCGCGGAGCGTCGGTGACCCCGCTGCGGAAGGTCACCCCCACCAAACCCGTGAGTGCACAAGCTATGAACGAGATCCTGACGGTCCATCCGACGGCATACCGCGACGCGGCATCGATCGCGGAGAACTTCCGCGACGGCGTTCCCGTGATCCTGAACCTCTCCCAGATGAGCGACACCGAGGCCAAGCGGCTCATCGACTTCGCGAGTGGGCTCGCCATGGGTCTGCGCGGCCGCATCGAGCGCGTGACGAGCAAGGTGTTCCTCCTCTCGCCCGAGCACATCGCGGTGAGCGGTGACGAGGCGGAGACCGCGAACGACAGCGGTTCGTTCTTCGTCGCACCCTCCGCCTGA
- a CDS encoding YggS family pyridoxal phosphate-dependent enzyme gives MTSTESAEGPGLAERLERMRAGIADAARRADREPDDLTLIVVTKFHPASLVRELSALGVRDVGENRHQEAQAKAEELSDLDLRWHFVGQLQTKKARQAARYAHAIHSIDRERLVDALADGDREIDAFVQINLTDDPGRGGAAPDEIEALAERVLESPTLRLRGVMAVAPIEEEPARAFARLRGYSDRVRTLAPNATAISAGMTHDYAEAIAEGATHLRIGTAITGKRPEHG, from the coding sequence ATGACGTCGACCGAGAGCGCTGAGGGTCCCGGCCTCGCCGAGCGTCTGGAGCGCATGCGCGCCGGCATCGCCGATGCGGCGCGCCGTGCCGACCGCGAGCCCGACGACCTCACCCTCATCGTCGTCACGAAGTTCCACCCCGCCTCGCTCGTCCGGGAGCTCTCGGCTCTCGGCGTGCGAGACGTGGGGGAGAACCGGCACCAGGAGGCGCAGGCCAAGGCCGAGGAACTCTCGGATCTCGACCTCAGGTGGCACTTCGTCGGGCAGCTGCAGACGAAGAAGGCCAGACAGGCCGCCAGGTACGCGCACGCGATCCACTCCATCGACCGCGAGCGTCTCGTCGATGCGCTCGCCGACGGTGATCGCGAGATCGACGCGTTCGTGCAGATCAACCTCACGGACGACCCCGGTCGCGGGGGCGCTGCCCCAGACGAGATTGAGGCGCTCGCCGAGCGGGTGCTCGAATCGCCGACGCTGCGCCTGCGCGGCGTCATGGCGGTCGCCCCCATCGAAGAGGAGCCGGCCAGGGCCTTCGCCCGACTGCGTGGCTACTCGGATCGGGTGCGCACCCTCGCGCCGAACGCCACAGCGATCTCGGCCGGCATGACCCACGACTACGCCGAGGCGATCGCCGAGGGTGCGACACACCTGCGCATCGGCACCGCAATCACCGGGAAACGCCCGGAGCACGGTTAG
- the ftsZ gene encoding cell division protein FtsZ, whose product MSANQNYLAVIKVVGVGGGGVNAVNRMIELGLRGVEFIAVNTDAQALLLSDADVKLDVGRELTRGLGAGADPEVGRRAAEDHAEEIEEALTGADMVFVTAGEGGGTGTGAAPVVARIAKSVGALTIGVVTRPFSFEGKRRAAQADAGVHALREAVDTLIVVPNDRLLEISEPGISMIEAFAAADQVLLAGVQGITDLITTPGLINLDFADVKSVMQGAGAALMGIGSARGADRAIKAAELAVASPLLEASVEGAHGVLLSIQGSSNLALSEIYEASSLVQDVVHPEANIIFGTVIDDTLGDEVRVTVIAAGFDTEPSSSTVKPDTERGRRGSHVETLEEASGQGRPSAVEGAAAGAAATGAGAAAASTAAESESFSEEISHPPVESQISDPAFDGDDLDLDIPEFLR is encoded by the coding sequence GTGTCAGCGAACCAGAACTATCTCGCGGTGATCAAGGTCGTCGGCGTCGGCGGCGGCGGCGTCAACGCCGTCAACCGAATGATCGAGCTCGGCCTGCGCGGCGTCGAGTTCATCGCCGTCAACACCGATGCGCAGGCGTTGCTGCTGAGCGACGCCGACGTGAAGCTCGATGTCGGGCGCGAGCTCACGCGCGGGCTCGGCGCCGGCGCCGACCCCGAGGTCGGCCGACGTGCGGCCGAGGATCACGCGGAGGAGATCGAGGAGGCGCTGACCGGCGCCGACATGGTCTTCGTGACCGCCGGCGAGGGCGGTGGCACCGGCACCGGTGCAGCACCGGTCGTGGCGCGCATCGCGAAGTCGGTGGGTGCGCTGACCATCGGCGTCGTCACCCGTCCGTTCAGCTTCGAGGGCAAGCGCCGTGCGGCGCAGGCCGACGCCGGAGTCCACGCCCTCCGCGAGGCCGTCGACACGCTCATCGTCGTGCCGAACGACCGGCTGCTCGAGATCAGCGAGCCCGGCATCAGCATGATCGAGGCATTCGCCGCCGCCGACCAGGTGCTGCTCGCCGGTGTGCAGGGCATCACCGACCTGATCACCACCCCTGGCCTCATCAACCTCGACTTCGCAGACGTGAAGTCCGTCATGCAGGGCGCGGGCGCGGCACTCATGGGCATCGGCTCGGCGCGCGGCGCGGACCGCGCCATCAAAGCGGCTGAGCTGGCAGTCGCCTCGCCGCTGCTCGAAGCATCGGTCGAGGGTGCTCACGGAGTGCTCCTCTCGATCCAGGGCTCGTCGAACCTCGCGCTCAGCGAGATCTACGAGGCCTCCTCGTTGGTGCAGGACGTTGTCCATCCAGAGGCCAACATCATCTTCGGTACCGTCATCGACGACACGCTCGGCGACGAGGTGCGCGTCACCGTCATCGCGGCGGGCTTCGACACCGAGCCCTCGTCTTCCACCGTGAAGCCCGACACCGAGCGAGGCCGTCGCGGCAGCCACGTCGAGACCCTCGAGGAGGCGTCGGGGCAGGGGCGTCCGTCCGCCGTCGAGGGTGCCGCTGCCGGCGCCGCTGCGACGGGAGCGGGAGCCGCTGCCGCATCGACCGCAGCCGAGTCCGAGTCCTTCAGCGAAGAGATCTCCCACCCGCCGGTGGAGTCGCAGATCTCGGATCCCGCGTTCGACGGCGACGATCTCGACCTCGACATCCCCGAGTTCCTCCGCTGA
- a CDS encoding FtsQ-type POTRA domain-containing protein: protein MKRPGGFERGADPEEPDRVNAEEAEPRGLLGRFSRRSGEQPPDDTAPPERGAERAAGRSADDGTAVGRAVRDAMRSPESAPSAETVDLAEARLARSGAPSTELTPASERVGVIERARERFRSEPDPVRAAGREVRRARRRRKRQERREQRRFSVQARRRRRNWLIALGAVGVLALTVVVGVFTPLMAVQDIRVDGASQVSQEEIEGALERFSGVPLALVEDREIHRALEPFPLIQRYGVERVPPHTLVVRIEERTPVLAVDRDDRFELYDPAGVLLDRTEERPEGVPLATDGLSNVASETYASAATVLRDMPADLRSRISSASATSAQNLSFDLDNGIEVIWGEATKTNRKVEVLESMLSALADKDVEVIDVSSTEGPVFR, encoded by the coding sequence GTGAAGCGTCCGGGAGGTTTCGAGCGCGGCGCCGATCCGGAGGAACCGGATCGCGTCAACGCGGAAGAGGCCGAGCCTCGTGGGCTGCTCGGACGATTCTCGCGGCGCTCAGGCGAGCAGCCGCCCGATGACACGGCCCCGCCTGAACGCGGCGCAGAGCGTGCCGCTGGACGGTCGGCGGACGACGGAACCGCGGTCGGCCGTGCGGTGCGCGACGCCATGCGCTCGCCCGAGAGCGCGCCATCCGCCGAGACGGTGGATCTCGCTGAGGCGCGACTCGCCCGTTCCGGAGCACCATCGACCGAGCTGACTCCAGCGTCGGAGCGGGTCGGAGTGATCGAGCGGGCGCGCGAGCGGTTCCGCTCCGAGCCCGACCCCGTCCGCGCGGCAGGTCGGGAGGTGCGTCGCGCCCGCCGTCGCCGGAAGCGGCAGGAACGCCGCGAGCAGCGTCGTTTCTCGGTGCAGGCGCGTCGGCGTCGGCGCAACTGGCTCATCGCACTCGGCGCGGTCGGAGTGCTCGCGCTCACGGTCGTCGTCGGGGTCTTCACGCCGCTGATGGCGGTGCAGGACATCCGGGTGGACGGCGCGTCCCAGGTCTCCCAGGAGGAGATCGAGGGAGCACTCGAGCGATTCTCCGGCGTCCCCCTCGCGCTCGTCGAGGATCGCGAGATCCATCGCGCCCTCGAGCCGTTCCCGCTGATCCAGCGCTACGGGGTTGAGCGCGTCCCGCCGCACACGCTCGTCGTGCGCATCGAGGAGCGCACCCCTGTCCTCGCCGTCGATCGCGACGACCGCTTCGAGCTCTACGATCCGGCAGGGGTGCTGCTCGACCGCACCGAGGAGCGCCCTGAGGGGGTCCCGCTCGCCACCGACGGGCTCAGCAACGTGGCCTCGGAGACCTATGCGTCAGCGGCGACGGTGCTGCGCGACATGCCCGCCGACCTGCGCTCACGCATCTCTTCGGCCTCAGCGACGAGTGCGCAGAACCTGAGTTTCGACCTTGACAACGGCATCGAGGTCATCTGGGGCGAGGCGACGAAGACCAACCGCAAGGTCGAGGTGCTCGAGTCGATGCTCAGCGCGCTCGCGGACAAGGACGTCGAGGTCATCGACGTGTCGTCGACCGAGGGCCCGGTCTTCCGCTGA
- the murC gene encoding UDP-N-acetylmuramate--L-alanine ligase gives MIYPDLEMELPGHLERVHFVGIGGSGMSGIARMMHAAGVAVSGSDRSENYNTRALRELGITVSIGHDAAHVGDAEAIVVTGALWQDNPEYRFALEHGLPVLHRSQALAWLARGRRVVSVAGAHGKTTSTGMLVTGLLGLGADPSFVNGGVIESLGVSAAPGGDDLFVIEADESDGSFLLYDTAIALITNVDPEHLDFYGSREAFMRAFVDFASGASEQVVISADDAGAGEVLAALRASGLATPIRTFGEAEDADVRITGIDDSGPVRFTVEIDGAAYTGGLPVFGRHNAVNAVGALAVLTALGFEPQAALDALGGFAGTKRRFEFHAEVSGVRVYDDYAHHPTEVEALLDSARAVVGEGRLIAIHQPHLYSRTRHFHREFAEVLEHGADHTVVLEVDGAREDPVPDVTGALVSNDFSDPSRVAYIDDWQRAADYLAELARPGDVMVTMSCGTVYQIIPQVVSALRNRFESETS, from the coding sequence ATGATCTACCCAGACCTCGAGATGGAGCTTCCCGGCCACCTGGAGCGGGTGCACTTCGTCGGTATCGGCGGTTCGGGAATGAGCGGTATCGCCCGCATGATGCACGCCGCTGGCGTGGCGGTCTCCGGTTCTGACCGGAGCGAGAACTACAACACGAGAGCCCTCCGCGAACTCGGGATCACCGTCTCGATCGGCCATGATGCCGCTCACGTGGGCGACGCCGAGGCGATCGTAGTCACGGGTGCACTCTGGCAGGACAACCCCGAGTACCGCTTCGCGCTCGAGCACGGTCTTCCCGTTCTCCACCGCTCGCAGGCACTCGCCTGGCTCGCCAGGGGACGCCGGGTCGTCTCCGTCGCCGGAGCGCACGGTAAAACCACCTCGACCGGCATGCTCGTGACCGGACTCCTCGGCCTCGGCGCGGACCCCTCGTTCGTGAATGGCGGTGTCATCGAGTCCCTCGGTGTGAGTGCCGCGCCGGGCGGGGACGATCTGTTCGTCATCGAAGCCGATGAGTCCGACGGATCGTTCCTGCTGTACGACACCGCGATCGCGCTGATCACGAATGTGGACCCCGAGCACCTCGACTTCTACGGCTCTCGAGAGGCGTTCATGCGGGCGTTCGTCGACTTCGCGAGCGGTGCCAGCGAGCAGGTGGTCATCTCCGCCGATGACGCCGGCGCTGGTGAGGTGCTCGCCGCGCTCCGAGCCTCCGGTCTCGCAACCCCGATCCGCACGTTCGGCGAGGCCGAGGACGCCGACGTCAGGATCACCGGCATCGACGACTCCGGTCCCGTCCGGTTCACGGTCGAGATCGACGGGGCGGCGTACACCGGAGGGCTGCCGGTCTTCGGCCGCCACAACGCAGTGAACGCGGTCGGCGCGCTGGCGGTGCTGACGGCGCTCGGATTCGAGCCACAGGCCGCGCTCGACGCCCTCGGCGGTTTCGCCGGGACCAAGCGGAGGTTCGAGTTCCACGCCGAGGTCTCCGGGGTGCGCGTCTACGACGACTACGCGCACCACCCGACGGAGGTCGAGGCGCTTCTCGATTCGGCGCGAGCCGTCGTGGGGGAGGGCAGGCTCATCGCGATCCACCAACCCCACCTGTACAGCCGCACGAGGCACTTCCACCGAGAGTTCGCGGAGGTGCTGGAGCACGGCGCCGATCACACGGTCGTGCTCGAGGTGGACGGTGCGCGCGAGGATCCGGTGCCGGACGTCACGGGCGCGCTCGTCTCGAACGATTTCTCCGATCCGAGCCGCGTCGCTTACATCGATGACTGGCAGCGCGCCGCGGACTACCTCGCCGAACTGGCTCGTCCCGGCGACGTCATGGTGACGATGAGTTGCGGAACCGTCTACCAGATCATTCCCCAAGTGGTCTCAGCGCTGCGCAACCGATTCGAGTCTGAGACGTCGTGA
- a CDS encoding glycosyltransferase, with protein MTTYLLAGGGTAGHVNPLLALADLIRAREPGADIVVLGTREGLEARLVPERGYELQTIARLPFPRRPNLDALRFPLRFRRAVGEVRTLIRKRGVDVVVGFGGYASAPAYRAGRAEGVPVVIHEANAKPGLANRWGARSTPYVGVTFAGTPIRGARVTGMPLRPEVAQLDRAALQREAREHFGLDPDRTTLLVTGGSLGARALNQGISRSASDIVAAGVQVLHVWGGLTEVEDPGVDGYSVITYCDRMDLAFAACDLVVSRAGSTTVSEISGLGIPAVFVPYAVGNGEQRFNAAGTVSAGGALLVEDGELTSAWVRDTLIPLLGDDSRLADMSERSRSAGRLDGTEQLLDLVDEAIRAA; from the coding sequence ATGACCACCTATCTGCTCGCCGGAGGCGGTACTGCCGGGCACGTGAACCCGCTCCTCGCGCTCGCCGACCTGATCCGCGCCAGAGAGCCGGGGGCTGACATCGTCGTGCTCGGCACGAGAGAGGGACTCGAAGCGCGGCTCGTGCCCGAGCGTGGATACGAGCTCCAAACCATCGCGAGGCTCCCGTTCCCTCGGCGCCCCAACCTCGACGCGCTCCGCTTCCCGCTGCGGTTCCGCCGCGCGGTGGGGGAGGTGCGGACACTCATCCGCAAGCGCGGCGTCGACGTCGTGGTGGGGTTCGGTGGCTACGCCTCGGCTCCCGCGTACCGTGCGGGCCGTGCCGAGGGGGTGCCGGTCGTGATCCACGAGGCGAACGCCAAGCCGGGCCTCGCCAATCGCTGGGGCGCGCGGAGCACCCCGTACGTCGGCGTGACGTTCGCGGGGACGCCGATTCGCGGAGCGCGGGTGACGGGTATGCCGCTCAGGCCGGAGGTCGCGCAGCTCGATCGCGCGGCGCTCCAGCGCGAGGCGCGCGAGCACTTCGGCCTCGATCCCGATCGGACGACGCTCCTCGTGACCGGCGGATCGCTCGGCGCTCGCGCCCTGAACCAGGGGATTTCGCGGTCAGCGTCCGACATCGTCGCGGCTGGCGTGCAGGTGCTGCACGTCTGGGGCGGCCTCACCGAGGTCGAGGATCCCGGAGTCGACGGGTACTCGGTGATCACCTACTGCGACCGGATGGACCTCGCGTTCGCGGCGTGCGACCTCGTGGTGTCGCGCGCCGGGTCGACGACCGTGAGCGAGATCTCAGGACTCGGGATCCCCGCGGTGTTCGTGCCGTACGCGGTCGGGAACGGCGAGCAGCGGTTCAACGCCGCTGGAACCGTCTCGGCAGGCGGAGCGCTGCTCGTCGAGGACGGTGAACTCACGAGCGCGTGGGTGCGCGACACGCTGATCCCGCTCCTCGGCGACGATTCGCGCCTTGCCGACATGTCCGAGAGGTCCCGCTCCGCGGGACGGCTCGACGGGACCGAACAGCTGTTGGATCTGGTGGATGAGGCGATCCGCGCAGCCTGA
- a CDS encoding FtsW/RodA/SpoVE family cell cycle protein, with product MTSPRTATSASGAGGRARIRLAGMRLAADPTVALIYSITFLLVGIGLIMVLSSSSISSYLDDQGFFGGFWRQFTYAVIGVPLMFIAAAMPLSFWKRWAWWLFALGLALQTLVFTPLGVEVWGNRNWVQIGGIGAQPSEVLKLALIVWIGTVLARKEPLLGQMRHELIPVILPGSIIALGLVLLGHDLGTTMIMGVTVFGAMFFAGTSWKSLGVIAGGAVAATLFFVLSSPNRLARIRSDGGDYSGLDWQPLHGLWALAGGGMFGVGLGGSKAKWSWLPAAEDDYIFAIIGEELGMIGALLIIVLFIALAIALMRVIARARDRFGRAVVGGIMVWIVGQAFVNIGVVIGIFPVLGVPLPLISSGGTALIACLLAMGVAVSVARDTAQYQAELAAQSPHGGGSTA from the coding sequence ATGACCAGTCCGCGGACGGCGACATCGGCTAGCGGCGCCGGCGGGCGCGCCCGCATTCGGCTCGCGGGCATGCGGCTCGCGGCCGATCCGACGGTCGCCCTCATCTACTCGATCACCTTCCTCCTGGTGGGCATCGGGCTCATCATGGTGCTCTCCTCGTCCTCGATCTCCTCGTACCTGGACGACCAGGGGTTCTTCGGCGGATTCTGGCGGCAGTTCACCTACGCGGTCATCGGCGTCCCGCTCATGTTCATCGCGGCGGCGATGCCGCTCTCGTTCTGGAAGCGCTGGGCCTGGTGGCTCTTCGCGCTGGGACTCGCGCTGCAGACCCTCGTATTCACCCCGCTCGGGGTGGAAGTGTGGGGGAACAGGAACTGGGTGCAGATCGGCGGTATCGGGGCGCAGCCTTCCGAGGTGCTGAAGCTCGCGCTCATCGTGTGGATCGGGACAGTGCTCGCACGGAAGGAACCGTTGCTCGGGCAGATGAGGCACGAACTGATCCCGGTCATCCTGCCCGGTTCGATCATCGCGCTCGGACTGGTCCTGCTCGGCCACGACCTCGGCACCACCATGATCATGGGCGTCACCGTCTTCGGGGCGATGTTCTTCGCCGGGACGAGCTGGAAGTCGCTCGGTGTGATCGCGGGCGGCGCCGTCGCGGCGACCCTGTTCTTCGTTCTCTCGAGTCCCAACCGTCTCGCCCGCATTCGGAGCGACGGCGGCGACTACAGCGGACTGGACTGGCAGCCGCTGCACGGCCTCTGGGCGCTCGCGGGCGGCGGCATGTTCGGGGTGGGGCTCGGCGGGTCGAAGGCCAAGTGGTCCTGGCTGCCCGCTGCGGAGGACGACTACATCTTCGCGATCATCGGCGAGGAACTCGGCATGATCGGTGCTCTGCTCATCATCGTGCTCTTCATTGCCCTCGCCATCGCGCTCATGCGGGTCATCGCCCGTGCGCGTGACCGGTTCGGCCGCGCAGTCGTCGGCGGCATCATGGTCTGGATCGTCGGTCAGGCGTTCGTGAACATCGGCGTCGTCATCGGTATCTTCCCGGTGCTCGGCGTTCCGCTCCCGCTCATCAGCTCGGGCGGAACCGCGCTGATCGCCTGTCTGCTCGCCATGGGAGTGGCGGTGTCCGTCGCGCGGGACACCGCGCAGTATCAGGCCGAACTGGCGGCGCAGTCGCCCCACGGAGGAGGATCCACCGCATGA